In Stigmatella aurantiaca, one DNA window encodes the following:
- a CDS encoding response regulator — protein sequence MDRTRVYVVEDQPTLLKNLVKVLGTFEELEVVGTCQDGELAVEDILQVQPQIVLLDLELPGLNGIQVTQRVKRRASHVEILILTSFEDEQKVYEAIQAGASGYLVKRVGPEKIRSAIREVMEGGTVLEPIIARRFWNYFHSLQGKPAGKPANPWGLTPAEFDVLSFVAKGLSNAEVGEVMTLERRTVRTHLSHIYRKMGVNSHVEAVVLALKAGVVDL from the coding sequence ATGGACCGCACCCGTGTCTACGTCGTCGAGGATCAGCCCACCCTCCTCAAGAACCTGGTGAAGGTGCTGGGGACCTTCGAGGAACTCGAGGTGGTGGGCACCTGCCAGGATGGGGAGCTGGCGGTGGAGGATATCCTCCAGGTCCAGCCGCAGATCGTCCTGCTGGATCTCGAGCTGCCGGGCCTCAACGGCATCCAGGTCACCCAGCGCGTCAAGCGCCGGGCCTCCCACGTGGAGATCCTCATCCTCACGTCCTTCGAGGACGAGCAGAAGGTCTACGAGGCCATCCAGGCGGGGGCCTCGGGCTACCTGGTCAAGCGGGTGGGGCCCGAGAAGATCCGCTCCGCCATCCGCGAGGTGATGGAGGGGGGCACCGTGCTGGAGCCCATCATCGCGCGGCGGTTCTGGAACTACTTCCACTCGCTCCAGGGCAAGCCCGCCGGGAAGCCCGCCAACCCCTGGGGGCTCACCCCCGCCGAGTTCGACGTGCTGAGCTTCGTGGCCAAGGGGCTGTCCAATGCCGAGGTGGGGGAGGTGATGACGCTGGAGCGGCGCACCGTGCGCACCCATCTGTCTCACATCTACCGGAAGATGGGCGTGAACTCCCATGTGGAGGCCGTCGTGCTCGCCTTGAAGGCGGGCGTGGTGGATCTGTAA
- a CDS encoding M16 family metallopeptidase: MALRSPATAKKAPAPRPIKLPAVTETVTSSGLKVLTAERGPLPLVSVRLVLRAGSITDPKDKEGLADFTVRLLRRGTKSMSADELDEAIEFVGASLSGGVSEDLMSLYVTTPAEHFPAMLSVLGKIVREPSFPEKEVERARERTLAQFANDLDDPETIAARAFNRALWGNHPYGHDVGGKAAHVRTFTREDLVRFHRERVGPQTALLVVVGAVKPEVVAAEAEKAFAGWEPAEQGTPVEVPPVTRMAQAGKVLLVDKPDQTQSQVRIGGPGYRLGHPDYFAATAMNIALGGGFTSRLVNEIRVERGLSYGVGSYFDAMRVAGAFAISTFTKTASTREIIDVALAEVGKVRTGGITPRELKTAQTYLGGLYPLRTETNESVASVIADIRVYGLGEDWVEKFRERLYAVTGKQVKEAAAKYLFPEPPVIVVLGRAAEAKKLLKGLGPISVVPVSEYA; encoded by the coding sequence ATGGCCTTGCGTTCCCCAGCCACCGCCAAGAAGGCGCCGGCTCCCCGTCCCATCAAGCTGCCCGCCGTCACCGAGACCGTCACCTCCAGCGGCTTGAAGGTCCTCACCGCCGAGCGGGGGCCGCTGCCGCTCGTCTCCGTGCGCCTGGTGCTGCGCGCCGGCAGCATCACCGACCCGAAGGACAAGGAGGGGCTCGCCGATTTCACCGTCCGCCTGCTGCGCCGGGGCACGAAGAGCATGAGCGCGGACGAGCTCGACGAGGCGATCGAGTTCGTGGGCGCCAGCCTCTCGGGCGGCGTGAGCGAGGACTTGATGTCGCTCTACGTCACCACCCCCGCCGAGCACTTCCCCGCGATGCTCTCCGTGCTGGGGAAGATCGTCCGGGAGCCCTCCTTCCCCGAGAAGGAGGTGGAGCGGGCCCGGGAGCGCACCCTGGCGCAGTTCGCCAACGACTTGGATGATCCCGAGACCATCGCGGCCCGGGCCTTCAACCGCGCGCTGTGGGGCAACCACCCCTACGGGCATGACGTGGGGGGCAAGGCCGCGCACGTGCGCACCTTCACCCGCGAGGACCTGGTGCGCTTCCACCGCGAGCGCGTGGGCCCCCAGACGGCGCTGCTGGTGGTGGTGGGCGCGGTGAAGCCCGAGGTGGTGGCCGCCGAGGCGGAGAAGGCCTTCGCGGGCTGGGAGCCCGCGGAGCAGGGCACGCCGGTGGAGGTGCCGCCCGTCACGCGCATGGCCCAGGCCGGCAAGGTCCTCCTCGTGGACAAGCCGGACCAGACGCAGTCCCAGGTGCGCATCGGCGGCCCGGGGTACCGGCTGGGCCACCCGGACTACTTCGCGGCCACGGCGATGAACATCGCACTGGGCGGCGGGTTCACCTCCCGGCTCGTGAACGAGATCCGCGTGGAGCGGGGGCTCTCGTATGGCGTGGGCAGCTACTTCGACGCGATGCGCGTGGCCGGCGCCTTCGCCATCTCCACCTTCACCAAGACGGCCTCCACCCGGGAGATCATCGATGTGGCCCTGGCGGAGGTGGGCAAGGTGCGCACCGGGGGGATTACGCCCCGCGAGCTGAAGACGGCGCAGACGTACCTGGGCGGGCTCTACCCGCTGCGCACCGAGACCAACGAGTCGGTGGCCTCCGTCATCGCCGACATCCGGGTGTACGGGCTGGGCGAGGACTGGGTGGAGAAGTTCCGGGAGCGGCTGTACGCGGTGACGGGCAAGCAGGTGAAGGAGGCCGCCGCCAAGTACCTGTTCCCCGAGCCCCCCGTCATCGTGGTGCTGGGGCGGGCCGCCGAGGCGAAGAAGCTCCTCAAGGGGCTGGGCCCCATCAGCGTGGTGCCGGTGTCGGAGTACGCGTGA
- a CDS encoding ABC transporter ATP-binding protein produces the protein MIQVIELHKTFGEYKVLTGINVTVPEGSTCVILGGSGSGKTVLMKHMIGLLKPDSGQVIIDGEDIVPLGEERLEVVRRKFGMVFQAAALFDSMNVYDNVAFPLREHRKQLSEEQIRTLVRSKLDLMGLPRTAEAKFPADLSGGMRKRVGLARAIVMDPKIVLYDEPTTGLDPITTDYVDEMILAAQRELRVTSVVISHDIASAFNVADYIAFLSKGVIVEFGPPEQLRNSQHEAVKVFLQTWFGKN, from the coding sequence ATGATCCAGGTCATCGAGCTGCACAAGACGTTCGGCGAGTACAAGGTGCTCACCGGCATCAACGTCACCGTGCCGGAGGGCAGCACCTGCGTCATCCTCGGGGGCTCCGGCTCCGGCAAGACGGTGCTGATGAAGCACATGATCGGCCTGCTCAAGCCCGACAGCGGCCAGGTCATCATCGACGGGGAGGACATCGTCCCCCTGGGCGAGGAACGCCTGGAAGTCGTCCGGCGCAAGTTCGGCATGGTGTTCCAGGCCGCGGCGCTCTTCGACTCGATGAACGTCTACGACAACGTGGCCTTCCCGCTCCGGGAGCACCGCAAGCAGCTGTCCGAGGAGCAGATCCGCACGCTCGTCCGCTCGAAGCTGGACCTGATGGGCCTGCCGCGCACGGCCGAGGCCAAGTTCCCGGCGGACCTGTCCGGCGGCATGCGCAAGCGCGTGGGCCTGGCGCGCGCCATCGTGATGGATCCGAAGATCGTCCTCTATGACGAGCCCACCACGGGGTTGGATCCCATCACCACCGACTACGTGGACGAGATGATCCTCGCGGCCCAGCGCGAGCTGCGCGTCACCAGCGTCGTCATCAGCCACGACATCGCCTCGGCGTTCAACGTGGCCGACTACATCGCCTTCCTCTCCAAGGGCGTCATCGTGGAGTTCGGCCCGCCGGAGCAGCTGCGCAACTCGCAGCACGAGGCGGTCAAGGTGTTCCTCCAGACCTGGTTCGGGAAGAACTAG
- a CDS encoding MlaD family protein: MKKLVTPFRVGLLVIAAGAFFLAFFLFSQKGNLSDDESVAVWAYFRDASGLSPKSRVQIAGIPVGIISNISLEGTRAKVFLRIQKGVDMRQDAVITKRSESLLGDFLLDLNPGTEQAPALEPGGQIRRVIDSQGMEAVFESLGQITADIQQVTGALREVLGGERGTGSLQRIVENTVKLSDAVNVMVQTNGERLNAILINFEGVSADVRGLTRENQAEVTRIVNNIEYITKDVREVLGSVKKIVGTNEEGLQEGVGSLKDSLAKLDRTLGNLESITTTVREGEGVVGTLLQDRQLGQKLTETVEDVADYASRLTGLQTEVGVQSTYLMTQGRSKNTVSLRLIPKPDKYYLLEIIDDPRGMVEVRVVQNNPPDSGQPVTQTQKITKETFKISAQLAKRYYFTTLRFGLIESTGGVGADLHFLKDALELKLDAFNFSAEELRYPRIRATLRAQAFDHLFVTVGMDDILNAQQRDTATNRLIAGRDFFFGGGLFFTDDDLKALITSVPTP; the protein is encoded by the coding sequence GTGAAGAAGCTCGTCACGCCGTTCCGCGTTGGACTGCTGGTCATCGCTGCCGGAGCATTCTTCCTGGCGTTCTTTCTGTTCTCGCAGAAGGGCAACCTGAGCGACGACGAGTCCGTCGCCGTGTGGGCCTACTTCCGGGATGCCTCGGGCCTGAGCCCCAAGAGCCGCGTGCAGATCGCCGGCATCCCCGTGGGCATCATCAGCAACATCTCCCTGGAGGGCACGCGCGCCAAGGTGTTCCTGCGCATCCAGAAGGGCGTGGACATGCGCCAGGATGCCGTCATCACCAAGCGTTCCGAGTCGCTCCTGGGCGACTTCCTCCTGGACCTGAACCCCGGCACCGAGCAGGCCCCGGCCCTGGAGCCCGGGGGGCAGATCCGCCGCGTCATCGACTCGCAGGGCATGGAGGCCGTGTTCGAGTCGCTGGGGCAGATCACCGCGGACATCCAGCAGGTGACCGGGGCGCTGCGCGAGGTGCTGGGCGGTGAGCGCGGCACGGGCTCGCTCCAGCGCATCGTGGAGAACACCGTCAAGCTGTCGGACGCCGTGAACGTGATGGTGCAGACCAACGGCGAGCGGCTCAACGCCATCCTCATCAACTTCGAGGGCGTGTCCGCGGACGTGCGCGGGCTGACGCGCGAGAACCAGGCCGAAGTCACCCGCATCGTCAACAACATCGAGTACATCACCAAGGACGTGCGGGAGGTGCTCGGCAGCGTGAAGAAGATCGTCGGCACCAACGAGGAGGGGCTCCAGGAGGGCGTGGGCAGCCTCAAGGACTCGCTGGCCAAGCTCGACCGCACCCTGGGCAACCTGGAGAGCATCACCACCACGGTGCGCGAGGGCGAGGGCGTGGTGGGCACGCTGCTCCAGGACCGGCAGCTGGGGCAGAAGCTCACCGAGACGGTGGAGGACGTGGCCGACTACGCCAGCCGCCTCACCGGCCTGCAGACGGAGGTGGGCGTGCAGTCCACCTACCTCATGACGCAGGGGCGCTCGAAGAACACCGTCTCGCTGCGGCTCATCCCCAAGCCGGACAAGTACTACCTGCTGGAGATCATCGATGACCCGCGCGGCATGGTGGAGGTCCGCGTGGTGCAGAACAACCCCCCGGACTCGGGCCAGCCCGTCACGCAGACGCAGAAGATCACCAAGGAGACCTTCAAGATCTCCGCCCAGCTCGCCAAGCGCTACTACTTCACCACGCTGCGCTTTGGCCTCATCGAGTCCACGGGCGGCGTGGGCGCGGACCTGCACTTCCTGAAGGACGCGCTGGAGCTGAAGCTGGACGCCTTCAACTTCTCCGCCGAGGAGCTGCGCTACCCGCGGATCCGCGCCACCCTGCGCGCCCAGGCGTTCGATCACCTCTTCGTGACGGTGGGCATGGACGACATCCTCAATGCCCAGCAGCGCGACACGGCCACCAACCGGCTCATCGCCGGACGGGACTTCTTCTTCGGCGGCGGCCTCTTCTTCACCGACGACGACCTCAAGGCGCTCATCACCTCCGTGCCTACCCCCTAG
- a CDS encoding PfkB family carbohydrate kinase: MSLLVVGSVALDSVETPFGIKEEVLGGSATFFSTAASFFNPVQLVAVVGEDFPEAHVEFLRSRNVDLSGLVREKGRTFRWKGKYGWQLNEAQTLDTQLNVFQSFSPKLPEAYRHTPYVFLGNIHPQLQGQVLDQVKAPKLVAADTMNLWIQNTRAELLETLKRVNLLFVNDGEARQLTGEHNVVKAARAILGMGPSTVVIKRGEYGALLFEKGHMFACPAFPLEDVFDPTGAGDTFAGGFMGMVATAGTLDRDVLCRAMVMGSVMASFNVERFSLDRLRDLQTPELYARFNEFKRLTHFDEFPLKA; the protein is encoded by the coding sequence ATGTCTCTGCTTGTCGTCGGTTCGGTGGCGCTGGATTCAGTGGAAACCCCCTTCGGTATCAAGGAGGAGGTTCTTGGCGGTTCGGCCACGTTCTTCTCGACCGCTGCCTCCTTCTTCAATCCGGTGCAGCTGGTGGCCGTGGTGGGCGAGGACTTCCCGGAAGCCCACGTGGAGTTCCTGCGCTCGCGCAACGTGGACCTGAGCGGCCTGGTCCGGGAGAAGGGGCGCACCTTCCGCTGGAAGGGCAAGTACGGCTGGCAGCTCAACGAGGCCCAGACGCTGGACACCCAGCTCAACGTCTTCCAGAGCTTCTCGCCCAAGCTGCCCGAGGCCTACCGCCACACCCCCTACGTGTTCCTGGGCAACATCCACCCCCAGCTCCAGGGCCAGGTGCTCGACCAGGTGAAGGCGCCCAAGCTGGTGGCCGCCGACACGATGAACCTGTGGATCCAGAACACCCGCGCGGAGCTGCTCGAGACGCTCAAGCGCGTGAACCTGCTGTTCGTGAACGACGGTGAGGCGCGCCAGCTCACCGGCGAGCACAACGTGGTGAAGGCCGCCCGCGCCATCCTCGGCATGGGCCCCTCCACCGTCGTCATCAAGCGCGGCGAGTACGGCGCGCTGCTCTTCGAGAAGGGGCACATGTTCGCCTGCCCGGCCTTCCCCCTGGAGGACGTGTTCGATCCGACCGGGGCGGGGGACACCTTCGCCGGCGGCTTCATGGGCATGGTGGCCACCGCTGGAACGCTCGACCGGGACGTGCTGTGCCGCGCCATGGTCATGGGCAGCGTCATGGCCTCCTTCAACGTCGAGCGCTTCAGCCTGGACCGGCTGAGGGATCTGCAGACGCCTGAACTTTATGCCCGCTTCAATGAGTTCAAGCGCCTGACCCACTTCGACGAGTTCCCCCTGAAAGCCTAG
- a CDS encoding M16 family metallopeptidase — MPKAPPRPAARKVDAALQSLLTVHEATLSNGLRVRLLPNSQTPVVSLYTFFQVGSRNERPGITGISHLFEHMMFNGAKKYGPKQFDRTLESNGGRSNAYTSNDMTVYYDDFSSDALETVLDLESDRMRSLRISDSSLASEREVVKEERRVRVDNEITGMLDEELGTLIYKAHPYRWPVIGWMADIENISRPDCEEYFRTYYAPNNAVLYIAGDIDPKKTLALVRRYYGDIPKGPKPATVLDAEPAQKGERRAQVRHPAQSPSLMIGFRGPRASEEETLVLDVIQYAMNKGEGSRLVKSLIYEQQAAVSVMFDWGWRIDPGTIVFYLELKPDSDPQKAEAALYAELERVAREGLTERELQKAKNNLRADQLRELATNTGRAHALGHYETLLGSWQELLMLPSRYAAISNEQVKAVAAKCFAPERRSVVTLLPEPSAA; from the coding sequence ATGCCCAAGGCACCTCCCCGGCCCGCCGCCCGCAAGGTGGACGCCGCCCTGCAGTCCCTGCTCACTGTTCACGAGGCCACGCTGTCCAATGGCCTGCGGGTCCGGCTGCTGCCCAACTCGCAGACGCCCGTGGTCAGCCTCTACACCTTCTTCCAGGTCGGCTCGCGCAACGAGCGCCCCGGCATCACCGGCATCAGCCACCTGTTCGAGCACATGATGTTCAATGGGGCCAAGAAGTACGGCCCCAAGCAGTTCGACCGGACGCTGGAGTCCAACGGCGGCCGCTCCAACGCGTACACCTCCAATGACATGACGGTGTACTACGACGACTTCTCCTCGGACGCGCTGGAGACGGTGCTGGACCTGGAGTCGGACCGCATGCGCTCGCTGCGCATCTCCGACAGCTCGCTCGCCAGCGAGCGCGAGGTGGTGAAGGAGGAGCGCCGCGTCCGCGTGGACAACGAAATCACCGGCATGCTCGACGAGGAGCTGGGCACGCTCATCTACAAGGCGCACCCGTACCGCTGGCCCGTCATCGGGTGGATGGCGGACATCGAGAACATCTCCCGCCCCGACTGCGAGGAGTACTTCCGCACCTACTACGCGCCGAACAACGCGGTGCTCTACATCGCCGGCGACATCGACCCGAAGAAGACCCTGGCGCTGGTGCGCCGCTACTACGGGGACATCCCCAAGGGCCCCAAGCCCGCCACCGTGCTGGATGCCGAGCCCGCGCAGAAGGGCGAGCGGCGCGCCCAGGTGCGCCACCCGGCCCAGTCCCCCTCGCTGATGATCGGCTTCCGCGGCCCGCGCGCCTCCGAGGAGGAGACGCTGGTGCTGGACGTCATCCAGTACGCCATGAACAAGGGCGAGGGCAGCCGGCTGGTCAAGTCCCTCATCTACGAGCAGCAGGCGGCCGTGTCTGTGATGTTCGACTGGGGCTGGCGCATCGACCCGGGCACCATCGTCTTCTACCTGGAGCTCAAGCCGGACTCGGACCCCCAGAAGGCCGAGGCGGCGCTGTACGCGGAGCTGGAGCGCGTGGCGCGCGAGGGGCTCACCGAGCGCGAGCTGCAGAAGGCCAAGAACAACCTGCGTGCCGATCAGCTCCGGGAGCTGGCCACCAATACCGGCCGGGCGCACGCGCTCGGCCACTACGAGACGCTGCTGGGCTCATGGCAGGAGCTGCTCATGCTGCCCTCGCGCTACGCCGCCATCTCCAATGAGCAGGTGAAGGCCGTCGCGGCGAAGTGCTTCGCCCCCGAGCGCCGCTCGGTGGTGACCCTGCTGCCCGAGCCCTCCGCCGCCTGA
- a CDS encoding serine/threonine protein kinase encodes MSASYRLTGRVEPGELAELYQATQEAGGSVVVKLFHAKTSDPAYARVLADTSRVLNPLRPMGIVPVVDMGFVKQRLAVVREHVDGFTLGTALQRLNTKEVLLPSALALHLVIQLLEAVQRAHEVGVIHGAITPGNLLLSRDGVPGICDFGALKALMAVPELKRAFATRGRSAYRAPEVGKGEEPSELSDIYSLGAIAYELLTLREALVVGSGLSTRRDGLPPPSRLDRRINSRLDPLILRALDPLPQRRFRSAGEFAGGLRNFLASHGGMPGVEDLRRFTRELVPNEVNFSTLGPVPFSEPFALTAVSGAEIAHLRAEPLDVSVVVRTPFSPALSEEETEAKTQEAAPAFEEYVPEGSAPLEPLRTGAAAPVAEHENTAPTPAQDVPWEAPAGPMASATRKPLAAPGAREGTRVGRNPRLKWVEDVPDAPERTAEEPPEETATSVRKRLVAREAPAPAPPPAAKDRPEIPMPPPTQEAVPVAKRRRRLFTEELNLLKSTRRQRRALSLAGAIALVGLFAFVLATWERAAPGEASPAPSRAAPPVAAQAGGLGVPLREPPPAPPVPAPPAPAPREQAEAEAPPTRAQAAFVTLRANAPARVFIDGVPLSRRTPLVRYPVRPGTRLIVLESVSTGERAEFRLHFERGKTRAIEQKFKPVPRR; translated from the coding sequence ATGAGCGCCTCCTACCGCCTCACCGGCCGCGTCGAACCGGGAGAGCTCGCCGAGCTGTACCAGGCCACCCAGGAGGCCGGGGGCAGCGTGGTGGTGAAGCTCTTCCACGCCAAGACGTCGGATCCCGCCTACGCCCGGGTGCTCGCCGACACGTCGCGGGTGCTCAACCCCCTGCGCCCCATGGGCATCGTCCCCGTGGTGGACATGGGCTTCGTGAAGCAGCGGCTCGCGGTGGTGCGCGAGCACGTGGACGGCTTCACCCTGGGCACGGCGCTCCAGCGGCTCAATACGAAGGAGGTGCTCCTTCCGTCCGCCCTCGCGCTGCACCTGGTCATTCAGCTCCTGGAGGCCGTGCAGCGGGCGCACGAGGTGGGCGTCATCCATGGCGCCATCACCCCCGGCAACCTGCTGCTGTCGCGTGACGGCGTGCCCGGCATCTGCGACTTCGGGGCGCTCAAGGCGTTGATGGCGGTGCCTGAGCTCAAGCGCGCCTTCGCCACCCGGGGGCGCAGCGCCTACCGGGCCCCCGAGGTGGGGAAGGGCGAGGAGCCCAGCGAGCTGTCGGACATCTACTCCCTGGGGGCCATCGCCTACGAGCTGCTCACCCTGCGCGAGGCCCTCGTGGTGGGCAGCGGTCTGAGCACCCGCCGGGATGGGCTGCCCCCGCCCAGCCGCCTGGATCGCCGCATCAACTCCCGGCTGGACCCCCTCATCCTGCGCGCCTTGGATCCGCTCCCGCAGCGGCGCTTTCGCTCGGCCGGGGAGTTCGCCGGAGGGCTGCGCAACTTCCTGGCCTCGCATGGGGGCATGCCCGGCGTGGAGGACCTGCGCCGGTTCACCCGGGAGCTGGTCCCCAACGAGGTGAACTTCTCCACGCTCGGGCCCGTGCCGTTCTCCGAGCCCTTCGCGCTCACCGCCGTCTCCGGGGCGGAGATTGCCCACCTGCGCGCCGAGCCCCTGGATGTCTCGGTGGTGGTGCGCACGCCGTTCAGCCCCGCGCTGAGCGAGGAGGAGACCGAGGCGAAGACCCAGGAGGCGGCCCCCGCCTTCGAAGAGTACGTGCCCGAGGGCTCCGCCCCCTTGGAGCCGCTGCGCACCGGGGCCGCCGCGCCCGTGGCCGAGCACGAGAACACGGCCCCCACGCCGGCCCAGGACGTCCCCTGGGAGGCTCCCGCGGGCCCCATGGCCTCCGCGACGCGCAAGCCGCTTGCGGCCCCGGGCGCCCGGGAGGGCACGCGCGTGGGCCGCAACCCCCGGCTCAAGTGGGTCGAGGATGTCCCGGACGCGCCCGAGCGCACCGCGGAGGAGCCGCCCGAGGAGACCGCGACGTCCGTCCGGAAGCGCCTGGTGGCCCGGGAGGCCCCGGCCCCCGCGCCGCCCCCTGCCGCGAAGGACCGGCCGGAGATTCCGATGCCACCGCCCACCCAGGAAGCGGTTCCGGTGGCGAAGCGGCGGCGGCGGCTCTTCACGGAGGAGCTCAACCTCCTGAAGTCCACGCGCCGGCAGCGCCGGGCCCTGAGCCTCGCGGGGGCCATCGCGCTGGTGGGCCTGTTCGCCTTCGTGCTCGCCACCTGGGAGCGCGCCGCTCCCGGGGAGGCGTCTCCGGCGCCTTCTCGGGCGGCCCCCCCCGTGGCGGCCCAGGCGGGAGGCCTCGGGGTTCCGCTGCGGGAGCCTCCCCCCGCGCCGCCTGTCCCCGCGCCCCCGGCTCCGGCGCCCCGGGAGCAGGCCGAGGCCGAGGCGCCCCCCACGCGCGCCCAGGCGGCCTTCGTGACCCTGCGGGCCAACGCCCCGGCGCGGGTCTTCATCGATGGGGTGCCGCTGAGCCGGCGCACGCCGCTCGTCCGCTACCCGGTGAGGCCCGGCACCCGGCTCATCGTCCTGGAGTCCGTGTCTACCGGGGAGCGGGCCGAGTTCCGCCTGCACTTCGAGCGGGGCAAGACGCGGGCCATCGAGCAGAAGTTCAAACCCGTTCCGAGGCGCTGA
- a CDS encoding TIGR02266 family protein, whose protein sequence is MENRKYARVTSRMRCWCRAEDVTLYSRVGNVSEGGLFMRTSTPLQTGARAAVRLGSEKEGAEFQAMAKVVWARQNGQSRPPGMGLQFDALDDAAREQLRRIISHDMAASTGA, encoded by the coding sequence ATGGAGAACCGAAAGTACGCCCGGGTCACCTCCCGGATGCGATGCTGGTGCAGGGCGGAGGACGTCACGCTCTACTCACGGGTGGGCAACGTGAGCGAGGGCGGGCTGTTCATGCGCACCAGCACCCCGCTGCAGACGGGCGCGCGGGCCGCGGTCCGGTTAGGAAGCGAAAAGGAAGGGGCGGAGTTCCAGGCGATGGCGAAGGTCGTCTGGGCCCGCCAGAATGGTCAGTCCCGGCCACCGGGCATGGGACTGCAGTTTGACGCGCTGGATGACGCAGCGCGAGAGCAGCTCAGGCGGATCATCTCCCACGACATGGCGGCCAGCACCGGGGCGTGA
- a CDS encoding RluA family pseudouridine synthase, protein MSEVRVLHEGAGLLVVAKPPGTLVIPGRAEGESSLREQLEAQLRRKVFVVHRLDRDTSGVLVFALDAERHRALSIAFEEGQVRKRYLALVEGRVEAPRLVDAALVPARKGRMRQARPGEAGKPSRTRIRPVETFARASLVEAEPLTGRTHQIRVHLLGQGHPLLVDHQYGRAEPLTQRELGGEGDAVVLSRTPLHAARLEWPALPGVEAGAAEAPLPEDMAQALTLLRGAGAATRPG, encoded by the coding sequence GTGAGCGAAGTGCGCGTGCTCCACGAGGGCGCGGGCCTGCTCGTGGTGGCCAAGCCCCCGGGCACGCTCGTCATTCCGGGGCGGGCCGAGGGCGAGTCCTCCCTGCGCGAGCAGCTGGAAGCTCAGCTTCGCCGCAAGGTCTTCGTAGTGCACCGGCTGGACCGGGACACCTCCGGGGTGCTGGTGTTCGCCCTGGACGCGGAGCGGCACCGAGCACTGTCCATCGCCTTCGAAGAGGGCCAGGTGCGCAAGCGGTACCTGGCGCTCGTGGAGGGCCGGGTGGAGGCGCCCCGGCTGGTGGATGCGGCGCTGGTGCCCGCGCGCAAGGGCCGCATGCGCCAGGCGCGGCCCGGGGAAGCGGGCAAGCCCTCGCGCACGCGCATCCGCCCCGTGGAGACGTTCGCCCGGGCCTCGCTGGTGGAGGCGGAGCCGCTCACGGGCCGGACGCACCAGATCCGCGTCCACCTGCTGGGCCAGGGGCACCCCCTGCTGGTGGACCACCAGTATGGCCGGGCCGAGCCCCTCACCCAGCGGGAGCTGGGCGGGGAGGGGGACGCGGTGGTGCTGTCGCGCACCCCCCTGCACGCGGCGAGGCTGGAGTGGCCCGCGCTGCCGGGCGTGGAAGCGGGGGCGGCGGAGGCGCCGCTGCCCGAGGACATGGCCCAGGCCTTGACGCTGCTGCGCGGCGCGGGGGCCGCCACCCGCCCGGGTTAG
- a CDS encoding MlaE family ABC transporter permease has protein sequence MATENADKAPKEPHFLTQAVENFGKGTISVVSDVGGVAHLGFQVLRWAFKRPFRPHIFFSQMDFVGVGSIFIVALTGLFTGMVFAQQVSTAFALFDAESLVGPTVALTLSRELAPVFSALMVTMRAGSSMCTELGTMRVTEQVDALETMAVNPVQYLLVPRVLSGLIMGPVLTMLFFTSGMSGAYMISVFVQGTSAGTFLSRTQQWMEPLDLYEGTLKGAVFGLTVTLICCYKGYNASGGAKGVGQATTEAMVSSALSIFILDFIIGVLLRT, from the coding sequence ATGGCCACCGAGAACGCGGACAAGGCGCCCAAGGAGCCTCACTTCCTGACCCAGGCCGTCGAGAATTTCGGCAAGGGGACCATTTCCGTCGTCAGCGACGTGGGAGGCGTGGCCCACCTGGGCTTCCAGGTGCTGCGCTGGGCCTTCAAGCGCCCCTTCCGCCCGCATATCTTCTTCTCCCAGATGGACTTCGTGGGGGTGGGCTCCATCTTCATCGTGGCGCTCACCGGGCTGTTCACCGGCATGGTGTTCGCCCAGCAGGTGTCCACCGCCTTTGCCCTCTTCGACGCCGAGAGCCTGGTGGGCCCCACGGTGGCCCTCACGCTCAGCCGCGAGCTGGCCCCGGTGTTCTCCGCGCTCATGGTGACCATGCGCGCCGGCTCCTCCATGTGCACGGAGCTGGGCACCATGCGCGTCACCGAGCAGGTGGACGCCCTGGAGACCATGGCCGTCAACCCGGTGCAGTACCTGCTGGTGCCCCGCGTGCTCTCGGGCCTCATCATGGGCCCTGTGCTCACCATGCTCTTCTTCACCTCGGGCATGAGCGGGGCCTACATGATTTCCGTCTTCGTGCAGGGCACCTCGGCCGGTACCTTCCTCTCGCGCACCCAGCAGTGGATGGAGCCCCTGGACCTGTACGAGGGCACGCTCAAGGGGGCCGTCTTCGGCCTCACCGTCACGCTCATCTGCTGCTACAAGGGCTACAACGCCTCGGGCGGCGCCAAGGGCGTGGGCCAGGCGACCACCGAGGCCATGGTCTCCAGCGCGCTCTCCATCTTCATCCTCGATTTCATCATCGGGGTGCTCCTCCGCACATGA